A window from Candidatus Hydrogenedentota bacterium encodes these proteins:
- a CDS encoding DUF2339 domain-containing protein — MGAAILLALVVVGGLVAGYVGMFRSFSLGRRVKELEDALRILEQREDRQTVPAPETRAESPPASSAPAAQRAPIAPPPMPAEPVVTGPRPVPTPPPAPVTVRVETPATLPPAPVTARVAPSAAPAPALSAAARVETAPPGAPKPPAMSPEITGRGLEMMLGMRGIVWAGVAMMLVASAFFLKMAFDNAWIGPAGRLAMTAAASLAAMGLGQLGRRRGYRVIFYSLSGGGLAGLYGAVFASVHLYSLLSPGAALPLAVLVTLGAVGLSVWNGAEALALIALLGGYASPVLLSTGENRPDAFFPYLFVLSLVAFGTSLARRWRWVNVTAFTCVTALYQMWHVSSFSAEFQRPAVMYAMLFYVFFLLVPTVFGLVRRAPGRVPEMTLVAVNAAHGFYALYMSLHTLNPGVLGWLLAAQALFALALYLLWTVRVRGDRPMAECLLVVAILLMLAAVPVQMRVYGIPLMWALQGFALVFIAGRFQNFFTLAGGALALLLAAGGLLYRLPMHDAPFRLAFNAPFASWMLVTAAWAAAAVFAGLRPVRDWTGESRAAAGGFAVGALALLGAALSLEFALAWEFNGAHLPLWPRHRVETLIALWSVMTLVTAGMGRRAGGPWRWAGLAPVVVALAAAQLGFRHWDSAFTLLFLNEAFLPYLLLMGVLLAMAGIRFRSRDAEEAALAAVLECAAVVLLAVTTRLEFIRWAGTLEGSAPNAGPMLAGAAWAVEGLTLTALGLRPGRAHRAVAGLLLLSLAVGGLFTALPMHADIFRPLANLPFLCWVAVAACWGVAARLLRRSAEIGGPASNAQAGNAAAFACLMLCGFALHFEADAFWRHVLPQAGVRAHNARLYASMLVIWPAIALTAARTARDRGVVWRGAALVPAAIGVLAALGMLFDRAYLPASSWLFLNDAFLPWMGLVAALCLLARADYGNAGKAAAPALGLGAAVLAAAALALEMPRWAGTLTSLDSRVGISLVSAAWAVEAFALIWLGLRFRRVSLRAGGMALFAVTMGKVILFDTSTLLQYQRVLSWMACGMLLVVAGWVYHLFSARLLEEDAAGSGHAEQ; from the coding sequence ATGGGTGCCGCGATCTTGCTGGCGCTGGTCGTTGTGGGCGGACTGGTGGCGGGATATGTGGGCATGTTCCGGTCGTTCTCGCTGGGCCGGCGCGTGAAAGAACTGGAAGACGCCCTGCGGATCCTGGAACAGCGGGAAGACCGGCAGACGGTGCCCGCGCCGGAAACGCGGGCCGAATCTCCGCCGGCGTCTTCAGCGCCTGCCGCGCAGAGGGCGCCCATCGCGCCGCCGCCGATGCCGGCGGAGCCGGTGGTCACGGGGCCGCGGCCCGTGCCGACGCCCCCTCCCGCGCCTGTGACGGTGCGCGTGGAAACCCCCGCGACGCTCCCCCCCGCGCCTGTGACGGCGCGCGTGGCCCCCTCCGCCGCGCCCGCCCCCGCCCTTTCCGCGGCGGCGCGGGTGGAAACCGCGCCCCCCGGAGCGCCCAAGCCGCCGGCGATGTCCCCGGAGATCACGGGCCGCGGTCTGGAAATGATGCTGGGGATGCGGGGCATCGTGTGGGCCGGGGTGGCGATGATGCTGGTGGCGTCGGCCTTCTTCCTCAAGATGGCCTTCGACAACGCGTGGATCGGCCCGGCGGGGCGTCTGGCCATGACGGCGGCGGCGTCGCTCGCGGCGATGGGCCTGGGGCAGCTCGGTCGGCGGCGGGGGTACCGCGTGATTTTCTACAGCCTTTCCGGCGGCGGACTGGCGGGGCTCTATGGGGCGGTCTTCGCGTCCGTGCACCTGTACAGTCTGCTGTCGCCGGGGGCGGCGCTGCCGCTGGCGGTATTGGTGACCCTGGGGGCGGTGGGGCTTTCGGTGTGGAACGGGGCGGAGGCGTTGGCGCTCATCGCGCTGCTGGGCGGCTACGCAAGCCCGGTGCTGCTCTCCACGGGGGAGAACCGGCCCGACGCCTTCTTCCCGTACCTGTTCGTCCTGTCGCTGGTGGCCTTCGGCACCTCGCTGGCGCGGCGGTGGCGCTGGGTGAACGTGACGGCCTTCACCTGCGTGACGGCGCTCTACCAGATGTGGCATGTCTCCTCGTTCTCGGCGGAGTTTCAGCGGCCGGCGGTGATGTACGCCATGCTGTTCTATGTCTTCTTCCTTCTCGTGCCGACGGTGTTCGGCCTCGTGCGCCGCGCGCCGGGGCGCGTGCCGGAGATGACGCTGGTGGCGGTGAACGCCGCGCACGGGTTCTACGCCCTGTACATGAGCCTGCACACCCTGAACCCCGGGGTGCTGGGGTGGCTGCTGGCGGCGCAGGCGCTGTTTGCCTTGGCGCTGTACCTGCTGTGGACGGTGCGCGTGCGGGGGGACCGGCCCATGGCCGAGTGCCTGCTCGTGGTGGCGATCCTCCTGATGCTGGCGGCGGTACCCGTGCAGATGCGGGTCTACGGCATCCCGCTGATGTGGGCGCTCCAGGGCTTCGCGCTGGTCTTCATCGCGGGGCGTTTCCAGAACTTCTTTACCCTGGCGGGCGGGGCGCTCGCGCTGCTGCTGGCGGCGGGCGGGCTGCTCTACCGCCTGCCGATGCACGACGCGCCGTTCCGGCTGGCCTTCAACGCGCCCTTCGCCTCGTGGATGCTGGTGACGGCGGCCTGGGCGGCGGCGGCGGTTTTCGCCGGTCTCAGGCCCGTGCGCGACTGGACGGGGGAAAGCCGCGCGGCGGCGGGAGGCTTTGCCGTGGGCGCGCTGGCCCTGCTCGGCGCGGCCCTCAGCCTGGAGTTCGCGCTGGCGTGGGAGTTTAACGGGGCACACCTGCCCCTGTGGCCGCGCCACCGTGTGGAGACGCTGATCGCGCTGTGGTCCGTGATGACGCTGGTCACCGCCGGGATGGGACGCCGCGCGGGCGGCCCCTGGCGGTGGGCGGGACTCGCGCCGGTGGTGGTGGCGCTCGCGGCGGCGCAGCTGGGCTTCCGCCACTGGGACTCAGCCTTCACGCTGCTCTTCCTAAATGAGGCCTTCCTGCCGTATCTTCTGCTGATGGGGGTCCTCCTGGCAATGGCCGGGATCCGGTTCCGGTCCAGGGACGCTGAGGAGGCGGCGCTCGCCGCCGTGCTCGAATGCGCCGCCGTCGTGCTGCTCGCCGTGACAACGCGGCTGGAGTTCATCCGGTGGGCGGGCACGCTGGAGGGGTCCGCGCCGAACGCCGGGCCAATGCTTGCGGGGGCCGCGTGGGCGGTGGAGGGGCTGACTCTCACGGCGCTGGGCCTGCGGCCCGGCCGGGCGCACCGCGCTGTCGCGGGCCTGCTGCTGCTGTCCCTGGCGGTGGGCGGCCTGTTCACCGCCCTGCCCATGCACGCGGACATCTTCCGGCCCCTGGCCAATCTGCCCTTCCTCTGCTGGGTGGCGGTGGCGGCGTGCTGGGGCGTGGCGGCGCGGCTGCTGCGCCGCAGCGCGGAGATCGGCGGTCCGGCGTCCAACGCCCAGGCCGGCAACGCGGCGGCCTTTGCCTGTCTCATGCTGTGCGGGTTCGCGCTCCACTTCGAGGCGGACGCCTTCTGGCGGCATGTGCTGCCGCAGGCCGGGGTCCGGGCGCACAACGCCCGCCTGTACGCGTCCATGCTGGTGATCTGGCCGGCCATCGCGTTGACGGCCGCACGCACCGCCCGCGACCGCGGCGTGGTGTGGCGCGGCGCGGCCCTGGTGCCCGCCGCCATCGGCGTGCTCGCGGCCCTCGGCATGCTTTTCGACAGGGCCTACCTGCCCGCCTCGTCCTGGCTATTCCTCAACGACGCCTTCCTGCCCTGGATGGGCTTGGTGGCGGCGCTCTGCCTGCTGGCCCGGGCGGACTACGGGAACGCGGGGAAAGCCGCCGCCCCGGCGCTGGGGCTGGGGGCGGCGGTTTTGGCGGCGGCGGCGCTGGCGCTGGAGATGCCCCGCTGGGCGGGCACCCTCACCAGCCTCGACAGCCGCGTGGGGATCAGCCTGGTGTCCGCCGCGTGGGCGGTGGAGGCCTTCGCGCTGATCTGGCTGGGCCTGCGGTTCCGGCGGGTGTCCCTGCGCGCGGGCGGCATGGCGCTCTTCGCCGTGACCATGGGGAAGGTCATCCTCTTCGACACGTCAACCCTGCTCCAATACCAGCGCGTGCTGTCCTGGATGGCCTGCGGCATGCTCCTCGTGGTGGCGGGCTGGGTCTACCACCTCTTCAGTGCGCGGCTCCTGGAGGAAGACGCGGCGGGCTCAGGCCACGCCGAGCAGTGA